In one Lolium rigidum isolate FL_2022 chromosome 3, APGP_CSIRO_Lrig_0.1, whole genome shotgun sequence genomic region, the following are encoded:
- the LOC124704007 gene encoding transcription initiation factor TFIID subunit 5-like — protein sequence MEDEEMEKKVQQYLHRKGFRLTELALQEERNRLSTTSLSDVSLSRSDNDPARYYDGYNKLRTWAYNSLDQYKHELLRVLYPVFIHCFMDLVAEGHTQEARSFFHRFREDHELMHSRDLQKLEGILSPLHLEEMDLARSLRENKFRIKLCEYSYELLLQYLQKTQALVMLGIINERIIFEVSAGQPSLISDDADVVALVGTSKDLAKQINQKEVHWGLLEDSVEERMEKALSDSDKTEAESKDADAEDNNKKKSSEGGKQGGPLNKKLKKDKVVGAAGKNNKSEASMVSAAPRVKPELTLPATPVEVEQSILEDLRNRAQLNNLALPSVSFYTFLNTHNGLNCSSISNDGSLVVGGFSDSSVKVWDMAKIGQPAKTSSSQGENGSSQGEHLSSTSEGKRPYTLFQGHSGPVYSAAFSPFGDFLLSSSSDSTIRLWSTKLNANLVCYKGHNYPVWDVQFSPVGHYFASASHDRTARIWSMDKIQPLRIMAGHLADVDCVQWHVNCNYIATGSSDKTVRLWDVQTGECIRMFIGHRSMVLSLAMSPDGRYMASGDEDGTIMMWDLSTGRCVSPLAGHNSCVWSLAFSCEGALLASGSADCTVKLWDVASSTKALKVDDTKAGSTNRLRLLKALPTKSTPVYNLRFSRRNLLFATGALSLGS from the exons ATGGAGGACGAGGAGATGGAGAAGAAGGTGCAGCAGTACCTGCACCGCAAGGGCTTCCGCCTCACCGAGCTCGCGCTGCAGGAGGAGCGGAACCGCCTCTCCACCACCTCCCTCTCCGACGTCTCGCTTTCCAG GTCGGATAATGATCCAGCAAGATACTATGATGGTTACAACAAGCTAAGAACATGGGCGTACAATTCTCTGGACCAGTACAAG catGAATTACTCCGTGTCCTTTATCCAGTGTTTATCCATTGCTTCATGGATCTAGTCGCAGAGGGACATACACAAGAAG CTCGGTCGTTTTTCCATAGATTTCGGGAAGATCATGAACTGATGCATTCAAGGGATCTCCAAAAGCTGGAAGGCATTCTTTCTCCTTTGCATTTGGAG GAAATGGATCTGGCTAGATCTTTAAGGGAGAATAAATTCAGAATTAAATTATGTGAG TATTCATATGAATTACTTCTCCAGTATCTCCAGAAAACACAAGCTCTTGTGATGCTTGGAATAATCAATGAaaggataatttttgaag TATCTGCTGGGCAACCTTCATTGATCTCTGATGATGCGGATGTTGTTGCTCTGGTTGGGACCAGTAAGGACTTGGCAAAACAGATAAATCAGAAGGAAGTGCATTGGGGG TTGCTTGAAGATTCAGTCGAGGAGCGTATGGAGAAAGCACTCTCAGATTCTGATAAAACTGAAGCAGAAAGCAAGGATGCAGATGCGGAAGATAATAACAAG AAAAAATCTTCAGAAGGTGGAAAGCAGGGTGGTCCTCTTAATAAAAAGCTAAAAAAGGATAAGGTTGTTGGTGCAGcagggaaaaacaacaaatccgaAGCAAGCATGGTATCTGCGGCACCTCGTGTGAAACCAGAGCTAACCCTTCCAGCAAC GCCTGTTGAAGTTGAGCAATCAATTCTTGAGGACTTGCGGAATCGTGCACAATTGAATAACTTGGCATTGCCATCCGTTAGCTTCTATACATTCCTTAATACACATAACGG ATTAAACTGCTCATCTATCTCAAACGATGGATCATTGGTTGTTGGTGGGTTCTCAGACTCATCAGTAAAG GTTTGGGATATGGCAAAGATTGGTCAACCTGCCAAAACAT CTAGTTCACAAGGAGAGAATGGATCTTCACAGGGTGAGCACTTGTCATCAACATCTGAGGGGAAGAGACCTTATACATTATTCCAGGGTCATTCTGGGCCAGTTTATTCTGCTGCCTTTAGTCCATTTGGGGATTTTCTCCTGTCATCATCTTCAGATTCAACAA TTCGACTGTGGAGTACAAAGCTGAACGCCAATCTTGTTTGTTACAAAGGACACAATTACCCAGTTTGGGATGTCCAA TTTAGTCCAGTCGGTCATTACTTTGCCAGTGCCTCGCATGATAGGACTGCTCGAATCTGGTCCATGGATAAAATCCAACCTTTGCGAATCATGGCTGGACATCTTGCCGATGTTGAT TGTGTGCAATGGCATGTCAACTGTAACTACATTGCCACGGGCTCCAGCGACAAAACTGTAAGGCTATGGGATGTTCAAACAGGTGAATGTATACGGATGTTTATTGGTCATAGGAGTATGGTCTTGTCATTGGCAATGTCTCCTGATGGGCGATACATGGCCTCTGGAGACGAAGATGGAACCATCATGATGTGGGATCTTTCTACTGGTCGCTGCGTTTCACCACTAGCGGGTCACAACTCTTGCGTGTGGTCACTTGCTTTCAG CTGCGAAGGAGCATTGCTTGCTTCTGGATCAGCGGATTGCACTGTTAAACTCTGGGATGTCGCTTCCAGCACAAAGGCCCTTAAGGTGGATGACAC CAAAGCTGGTTCTACAAACAGGCTGAGGTTGCTAAAAGCTCTCCCGACAAAATCAACTCCTGTTTATAACTTGCGG TTTTCTCGGAGGAATCTTCTATTTGCTACTGGTGCTCTCTCGCTAGGCTCCTAA
- the LOC124697180 gene encoding acyl transferase 1-like gives MATFVAHRGKAELVVPARATAHEVRPLSQIDSSPGLRQYMTLIEFFGCRVPGGAPKQLASSLKAALAEALVYYYPVAGRLRELPGGRKLVVDCTAEGAVFVEARADVRLEELGKPLVPPFPCVDELICDVGDVTTVIGKPLLYLQMTQLRCGGLVVAMTTCHSVADGYGMVQILKCILDLARGQPVPAVFPLWERHLLASSIPAAMLPKDEASPTLRTLTSMPPPIDEPVTKSFLFGPTEIAALRRGLPGRLARSSTVFELITAAVWRCRVAALEYAPDKRVRVTLAKNARGSWKREPRLPPGFYGNAVMGTTAEASADEICRGSLARAVELVHEAKLKLTDERLREVLDLLARNEYAGANLFDGGFAVSDMSRCGNASLELGSWAERAGGGTPGAGGVMATLSSIYMSCKDSNGDECVAVPMCLPELPMRRFMSQIAAVTKVIASSSM, from the exons atggcgaccttcgtGGCGCACCGCGGGAAGGCTGAGCTAGTGGTACCTGCTCGAGCGACGGCGCACGAGGTGAGGCCGCTGTCTCAAATTGACAGCTCTCCAGGGCTACGTCAATACATGACTCTCATCGAGTTCTTCGGGTGCCGTGTCCCTGGAGGCGCGCCCAAGCAACTCGCGAGCTCCCTCAAGGCCGCCCTCGCGGAGGCGCTGGTCTACTACTACCCCGTAGCCGGCCGCCTGCGGGAGCTCCCGGGCGGGAGGAAGCTAGTGGTGGACTGCACGGCGGAAGGGGCGGTGTTCGTGGAGGCGCGTGCTGACGTGCGGTTGGAGGAGCTCGGGAAGCCGCTGGTGCCACCATTCCCATGCGTCGACGAGCTCATTTGCGACGTGGGCGACGTCACAACTGTGATCGGCAAGCCGTTGCTCTACTTGCAG ATGACGCAGCTCAGATGCGGAGGCCTGGTTGTGGCGATGACCACGTGCCACAGCGTCGCCGATGGCTACGGCATGGTCCAGATCCTTAAATGCATACTTGACCTAGCACGAGGCCAACCAGTGCCCGCCGTCTTTCCCCTGTGGGAGAGACACCTTCTTGCATCATCTATACCCGCCGCCATGCTCCCAAAGGATGAGGCCAGTCCGACGCTGCGGACGCTGACCTCAATGCCACCACCAATCGATGAACCGGTGACAAAGTCCTTCCTCTTCGGCCCAACTGAGATAGCGGCGCTGCGGAGAGGATTACCTGGGCGCCTCGCGAGATCCTCAACCGTGTTCGAGCTCATCACGGCGGCCGTGTGGCGATGCAGGGTGGCGGCCCTAGAGTACGCGCCCGACAAGCGGGTGCGAGTGACGCTCGCCAAGAACGCACGGGGAAGCTGGAAGCGTGAACCCCGGCTCCCGCCAGGGTTCTACGGCAACGCCGTCATGGGTACAACGGCCGAGGCCAGCGCCGACGAGATCTGCCGCGGCTCACTCGCACGCGCGGTCGAGCTAGTGCACGAGGCCAAGCTCAAGCTCACCGACGAGCGTTTGAGGGAGGTGCTGGACCTCCTGGCGAGGAACGAGTACGCCGGAGCGAACCTGTTTGACGGGGGGTTCGCGGTGTCCGACATGAGCCGCTGCGGGAATGCCTCGCTGGAATTAGGCAGCTGGGCGGAGCGCGCTGGGGGCGGTACGCCGGGGGCAGGGGGTGTCATGGCGACGCTGTCGAGTATTTATATGAGCTGTAAGGATAGCAACGGCGACGAGTGTGTCGCTGTTCCCATGTGCTTGCCGGAGCTACCCATGAGGAGGTTCATGTCCCAGATTGCCGCGGTGACCAAGGTGATCGCAAGCAGCTCTATGTAG